The DNA sequence CGCGCTGTCGTCGGCGTAGTAGTCGTCCGCGGCCCACCAGACGGCGTTGTGCTGCGCGGCGATCAGCAGCAGGTCCGGGTCGGTGCTGTCGGGGTGGGCCAGCATCGCCAGCCGCCCGAAGCCGGCCTTGGCGATCTGCTCCAGCCCCTCCCCGGTGAACCCGCACTCCACCGCCCACGCGACGAGCCGCCGGTCGACCTCCTCGGCCAGCGGCTCGTCGACGCGTTCGACCACCGGGACGTACAGCGGCGAGGCCGTCCCGGCACCCCACTCCCGCTCGACGTACGCCGGGTCGTGCGCGAGTGCCGCCGAGAGCCGGGCCGCGGACGTCCCGATCCCCGACGGGCCCGCGGAGAAGGCGAACGCGTCGGCCGGGATCCACAACGGACACTCGGGAGCGGTCATCGGAGTCCCCTCGCTCAGATCCGGTCGGCGGCGATGAGCAGGTAGTGGAAGCTGCCTTCGCGGTAGGCCGTCAGGAACGGGTCCTCGATCCCGGTGGCCACCGACGACTGCGCGCGCAGCTCCCAGTACGGGATGGTGGCGGCGGTGAGGTCGACGACGTTGATGGGGACGAAACCGTTGGCGGACAACGCCTTGAAGTAGTCGCCGCGGGCGTGGATGTTGCAGATGTAGTGCTGGTCGATCTGGCTCACCGCACGCGACCGGCCGCCGGTCACGTCGTTGTAGCACCCGGTGATGGTGACGTATCGGCCGCCCGGCGCCAGCTGACGGGCGTGCTCGGCGAAGAGCTGGTGCAGGTCGACGTACATCGTGCTTTCGTTGTTCCAGATGCCTTTGAACGCACCGGTTTCGAAGCCGGTGTCGAGCATGTTGCGCAGGTGGTAGCGCACCTGGCCGGCGACCCCGCGCTTGCTCGCCTGCTCGTTGGCGAACGCGACCTGCTGCTCCGAAATGGACACGCCGTCGACCTGGCAGCCGAAGCGGTGGTTGGCCATGATGCTGCTGCCGCCGCGGCCGCAGCCGGCGTCGAGCAGCCGGTCACCGGGGCCGACCGCGCCGAGGTGGTCGAGGAGCACTTCGGCCTGCGCGGTTTCCAGCCGGTGCATTTCCGCGATGATCGCCTCGTCGCGGACGTTCTCGGGTGCCTCCAGCACCGCGGGGTCGTATTCGCCGATGCCGTAGTGGTGGTGGTAGAGCCCGTCGACCTCGCCCAGCCGGAGGTTCACCGGATCCTTTTCCCGGTTCCAGTAGTCGGCGATCGACTGCTGGTACGCGCTGCGGATCACGGGCTGGTCGGTGGAAATCACGGGCGGCTCCTTCATTTTCCCACGCCGGAAAGAATGGGCCGGACGTTTTCCCTCGGCCCGGTGACCAACGCTAGTGGCCCGTTGTCGCGGGTCACAAGAACGTTCACTCCGGGAAACGGAAGACGCCCGGTTCCGCGGCCTGATCGGCCTATCCCGCCTGCCGAGCGACCGGAATCGTGGCGGGAGGAACAACCCGGGCGGCCGATTGCGTTCCCTGGTCGGATGACGCCGGACGACAGCGGGTGAACGCACCGCCGTCGGCTTGACGGACGGCCAACACCGGTTCCCCGGCCACCGGCCGGGCCGTTCGGGTGGCGACGAGCAGTGGCCCACCCTTCCCACCCCGTCAGTCCACTGTGGATGGACCAGGCGCCGACCGGAGCGGTACGAACGTGACCGGCGCTTGGGCCGGCCCCCTGGTGCGCGCGGGTTCGGTGAGCTGAACCCCCGACACGGCGCCGTGCTCGCCTAACCGGACCCCGGCGGCGTGCGCGCGACCGAGCCGGCCCGCCTGTCCGGGCAGCACAAGCAGAGCGCCGGGACGCTGATCGACGAGCGGGAAACCCTCGGTTGCGTCGAACACCGGCCCGACCCGAGCGACCGCCGCGCGAAGCCGATCTGCCCCACCGGGCGTGGTCTGGCCCGGCTGCGCACGGCGGACGCGATCATGGCGGACCCGCAGGACCGCCGCGCGCGGCGGGTCGGCCGCGAGTACTACGCGCGGTTCAAGCGCCTGTTCACCGACATCGCCGACATCACCCGACATCACCGAGGAGCAGCGCGCGTTCGTCGCGGAGTGACGCCTCACCGCGGCGCGCGCAGCCCCGCGACGAGGAGCCCCGCCAGCCGGCGCGCGTCGTAGCCGGCGTCGGTGTCCGCGCCGATGCACAGGTTCCCGACGCCGCGCATGAGCTGCAGCGCCGCCAGGTCGACGTGGACCTCGCCGGCCGCGACCGCGGCGTCGAGCAGCTCGGTGCACACCGGCACCAGGCGGTCGAGGAAGTACGCGTGCAGCGCCTCGAAGCCGGCCTGGTCGGACTGCAGCACGCCCGCCAGCCCGTGCTTGGTGACCAGGAAGTCGACGAACAGGTCGATCCACCGCGTCAGCGCCGCGTGCGGGCTCTCGCTGGCGGCGAGCAGCGCCGGACCGGCCTCGGCGCAGGCTTCGACCTGGTGCCGGTAGACGGCGATGATGAGGTCCGCGCGGGTCGGGAAGTGGCGGTAGATCGTGCCCATCCCGACACCGGCCTCGGCCGCGATGTCGCGCACCGGCGCGTCCACGCCGGAGGCGACGAAGACCGCCGCGGCCGCGTCGAGCAGCGTCTCCTGGTTGCGCCGCGCGTCCGCCCGCTTCGGCCGTGCCTGCTCCTGGGCCTGCTCCTGGGCCGGCCCCCGGGCACCCTCGTCCACCACGCCGTTCCTCCCGTCGCTTGCGAAACGGAACAACGCTCCGTATCGTTAGCGGAGCAACGTTCCGTTTGCCCATGATGCCATGGAGGACCAGTCTCATGCAGTACCGCACGTTGGGCCGCACCGGTGTGCAGGTCAGCGCCCTCGCACTCGGCGCGATGAACTTCGGCGCCATCGGGCGCACCACCCAGGACGAGGCCACCGCGATCGTCGACGCCGCCCTGGAGGGCGGGATCAACCTCGTCGACACGGCCGACATGTACGGCGACGGCGAGTCGGAGGTCATGGTCGGCAAGGCCATCGCCGGCCGCCGCGACGATCTCGTGCTCGCCACGAAGGCGACCATGCCGATCGGCCAGGAGCGCAACCACCGGGGCAGCTCCCGGCGCTGGCTGGTCGCCGAGCTGGACCACAGCCTGCGCCGGCTCGGCGTCGACCACGTCGACCTCTACCAGATGCACCGCTGGGACCCGGCCACCAGCGACGAGGAAACGCTTTCCGCGCTGACCGACCTGCAGCGCGCGGGCAAGATCCGCTACTTCGGCTCGTCGACCTTCCCCGCCTACCGGATCGTGCAGGCCCAGTGGGCCGCCCGCGAGCACCACCTGAGCCGGTACGTCACCGAGCAGCCCAGCTATTCGATCCTGCAGCGCGGCATCGAGACCCACGTGCTGCCGGTGACCGAGGAGTACGGCCTCGGCGTGCTGGCGTGGAGCCCGCTCGCGTCGGGCTGGCTCTCGGGCGCGGTCCGCGCTGGCCGCGAGATCACCACCAGCCGGTCGCAGGTCCAGCCGCAGCGCTTCGACCTCGCCCGGCCCGCCAACCAGGCCCGGCTCGACGCCGTCGAGCGGCTGGTGAAGGTCGCCGACGCGGCCGGGCTGACGCTGATCCAGCTCGCGCTCGGGTTCGTCACCGCGCACCGCGCCGTGACCAGCGCGATCATCGGCCCGCGCACGCTCGAGCACCTGCGCTCCCAGCTCGCCGCGGCCGGCACCGTGCTGCCCGCCGACGTGCTCGACGAGATCGACACGATCGTCGCGCCGGGCGTCGACCTGGCCGCCGACGAGAAGTTCGACACCCCGCCCGCCCTGCTCGACCCGACCCTGAGGCGCCGCTGACATGTCCGCTCCGCGATTCGGCATCATGACCGCGCCTTCGCAGGTCTCCTACGACGACATCCTGCGCGTCTGGCGCGAGGCGGACGCCGTCCCCGAGATCGAGCACGCCTGGCTGTTCGACCACCTCATGCCCATCTTCGGCGACCCGGACGGGCCGATCTTCGAAGGCTGGACGCTGCTGTCGGCGCTGGCCGCGCAGACGTCCCGGCTGCGACTTGGCCTGCTGGTGACCAGCAACCGGTTCCGGCCGCCGGCCATGCTGGCCAAGATCGCCACGACCGTCGACGTCGTCTCCGGCGGCCGGCTCGACTTCGGCATCGGCGTCGGCTCGCGGCCCAGCCACCCGCTCGCCCGGCGGGAGTACGCGGCCCACGGTCTGCCGTTCCAGGAGACCGCGGACGCGGTGGCGAGCTTCGCCGAGGCCTGCACGCTGATCAAGCGCCTGTGGACCGAGGACGAGCCGTTCGACTTCGACGGCGTCCACCACCGGCTCACCGGGGCGTTCGGCAACCCCAAGCCGGTGCAGCGGCCGCACCCGCCGATCGTCATCGGCGGGCGCGCGGCCGCGACGCTGCGCGTGGTCGCCGAGCACGCCGACGTCTGGAACATCCCGGGCGGTGACATCGAAGACGTCGTCAGCCGCAGTGCCCTGCTGGACCGCTACTGCGGCGAGATCGGCCGCGATCCCGCGTCGATCACCCGCTCGATCCACCTGCCGGTGTTCTACGACGAGCCGGGCACGACCCGCGACGCGATCCGCGAAGCGCTCGACGCGGGCTTCGGGCACTTCGTCCTCAGCGTCGCGTCGCCGTACCCGGACGGCGTCGCGCAGTGGGTCGCCGACGAGCTGATCAAGCCCGTCACTTCGGCCTGACGGCCGGCGGTGTCCACAGTGGACTTCTCCGACACCGCCGCGACACTCAGTCCTCCGGGACGAAGCCGGCGAACATGCCGGCTTCGTAGGACCCCGCCGGGGTGCGCGCGATCACGTTCATCCGGTTGGCCGCGTTGATCAGGCCGACCAGGCAGACGAGCGCGCCGAGCTGCTCGTCGTCGTAGTGCTTGCGCGCCCGGGCCCAGGTCTCGTCGGACACGCCCTCGTGGGCGTCGGCGAGCCGGGTGCCCTCCTCGGTGAGGGCCAGCGCGGCCCGCTCGGCGTCGGTGAACACGGTGGCTTCGCGCCAGGCCGCGACCAGGTTGAGCCGGACCGGCGTCTCGCCGTCGGCCGTGGCGTCCTTGGTGTGCATGTCCGTGCAGAAGCCGCAGCCGTTGATCTGGCTGGCGCGGATCTTGACCAGCTCCTGGACGACCTTCGGCAGCGGCGACCGGTCGATGATCTGGCTGATGCCGGCGAACCGCTTGCCGAACTTGGCGGCGAACTCGTTGTTCAGCATGTCGAATCGGGCTTCCATGATGTGTGTCCTCATCTCGTGGTGGTGCGTTGACGACCACCAGATGCCGGTGCCCCCGGCGGTTGTGACAGTGACCCACGCCACAGCGGCGCGCTGTCACAGAACGGCGGGGCCCGGTATCTGATGGGGGACGCAGCCGATCGCGAAGGGGGACCACGATGACCGGGGACGATCCCACCGAGGTGTTCCTCGCCCACCGAAACCTGCTGTTCACGGTGGCCTACGAGATGCTCGGCTCGGCCGCCGACGCGGAGGACGTCCTGCAGGAGACCTGGCTGAAGTGGGTGGGCGTCGACCTCGCGACCGTGCAGGCGCAGCGCGCGTACCTGGTCCGGATCACCACCCGCCAGGCGCTGCAGCGGCTGCGCACGCTCGGCCGGCGCAAGGAGTCCTACGTCGGCTCGTGGCTGCCCGAGCCGCTGCTGACCGCGCCCGACGTCGCCGAAGACGTCGAGCTGGCCGACAGCGTCTCGATGGCGATGCTGCTGGTGCTGGAGACGCTCACGCCGACCGAGCGCGCGGTGTTCGTGCTGCGCGACGTCTTCGACCTGCCCTACGACGAGATCGCGGACGCCGTCGGCAAGACCGCGGCCGCCGTCCGGCAGATCGCGCACCGGGCCCGGTCGCACGTCACGGCGCGGCGCCCGCGCGGCGACGTCTCCCGGGCCGCCGCCCGCACCGCGCTCGAGGCGTTCCAGCGGGCGATCGAGACGGGTGACCTGCAGGGCCTGCTCGACGTCCTCGCCCCGGACGTCGTGCTGGTGGGCGACGGTGGCGGGGTCAAGCAGGCCGTGCTGCGGCCGGTGGTCGGCGCCGACCGCGTCGGGCGGGTGCTGGCCGGCGGGCTGGGCCGGGTCGAGGGCCGGGCGACGCTGCGACCGGCGCAGGTCAACGGCCACCCGGCGCTGATCATGTCCCTCGACGGCGAGCTCGACACGGTGCTGGCGCTGCGCGTCGACGGCGGTCTCGTCACCGGGGTCTACGCCGTGCGCAACCCCGAGAAGCTGTCGCGGATGGCGGCGGAGACCACGCTCCGCCGTTGAACCCGGTCACCCGATCGTGGCGGACGGGGTCCCGCGACACTGGACGTTCCTGGCCTCGTTCGAAGGGATCCCTTGATGGCCCAGACCGCGTCCGACCGGCAGCGCGTGCACGAGTTCCTCACCGGGCGGGGCTGGCGCGCCGACGAGCGCACCGCCGACGACCCGGCCTGGGAGTTCCCCGGCAGCTTCGGCGGCGCGCGGTGCAACGCCGTCGCGGACGCCACGCCGGTCCCGCTGCAGGCCTACTTCAGCTACGGCGACGACGGCGCGGCCGTGTTCTGCGTCGTCCCCGCGGGGAACCTCCACGGGAGCGGCTGCGCCGAGCACGACACCGCCGAGCAGGTCGTCACCCTGGACGGCTTCGGCGACCTGCTCGACGACCTGGAGCCGCGCGCCGCGGCCCACGACCTCAGGGCGCTGATCGAGTGCCGCTACTTCGGGCCCTGCTGAGCTCGACCCGCGACAGCGGCAGCCGGACGGCGGGCGGCAACGGCGTCCGGACGGGGTCCGCGCGGAACGACTGGAGCAGCAGGGCCGCGAACCGGCGGGAGGCCGCCACCCGCAGCTCGGGCGACTCGGCGCGGATGCCTTCGTTCGCCATCAGCGCGAGGCTGATGTCCTCCAGCACGAAGTCGTCGCGCAGTTCGCCGGCTTCCTTCGCTCGCCGGATCAGCCGGAGCAGCAGACGCAGGGTCTTGTCGCGGTCGGCGGCGAAGTGCGTGACGCCGGGCACCTGCGAGGTGAACGCGCGGGCGAAGCCGCGGTCGAGGGCGTGCACCTCCATGAGCCGCTCGAGGACCAGGCAGAACCCGCGCCACGGGTCGTCGGCCGCAAGGCCGTCCTCGACGACGGCCCGGCACGAGGCCAGCTGCTCGGCGAAGGCGTCGGCCAGCAGGGCTTCTTTGGTCCGGAAGTGCCGGTAGACGGTCGCGACGCCGACCCCGGCGCGCCGGGCGATCTCGCGGATCGGCACGTCCAGGCCCTCGGAGGCGAAGGCCGCGCGGGCGACCGCGAGGATGCGCCCGCGGTTGTCGCGGGCATCGGAGCGCAGCGTCGCTCTCACTTGGGCCGTCACCACTCTCACTTTAGCCAACCGGACGGGGTGCTCCGTTACGTTCGCCCGTATGAGAGCTGTCCGGTTTTCCTCCTACGGCCCGCCCAGTGTGGTGGAGGTCGCCGACGTGCCTTTGCCGCATGCCGGACCCGGCGAGATTCGTGTCGCGGTAAGGACTTCCGCGATTTCGCCCGGCGAGATCCGCCTTCGCTCGGGCGAGCTGCGGGACGTCGTGCCGGTGAAGTTCCCGTTCCGCACCGGCTTCGACGCGGCGGGCGTGGTCGACGAGATCGGCTCCGGCGTCACCGGGGTTTCGCTCGGCGATCCGGTGTTCGGCATGGCTCCGGCGGCCACGCGTGGGGCCAACGCCGACTTCGCGGTCTTGGCGGCGTGGGCACCGAAGCCGCCGGAGTGGAGCTGGGCGGAGGCGGGCGGCGCGGCGGGAGCGGTCGAGACGGCCACCCGGGTGCTCGACCGCCTCGCGGTCCGCGCCGGCCAGACGGTGCTGGTCCAGGGCGCGGCGGGCGGAACGGGCTCGGTCGCGGTCCAGTTCGCCGCCGCCCGCGGCGCGCGGGTGCTCGGCACGGCGAGCCCGGGAAACCACGACTTCCTGCGTTCGCTGGGCGCGGAGCCGACGACGTACGGCCCGGGTCTGGTCGAGCGGGTCCGCGCGTTGGCACCGTCCGGAGTGGACGCGGTGTTCGACTGCGCGGGCGGCGCGCTGCCGGACCTCATCACACTGACCGGCGACCCGGCATCCGTGGTGACGATCGCCGACTTCGCGGCGGCGGCCCACGGAGTGCACCTGTCGCACGGATCGCCGGCCGGTTCGGGCGCGGATCCCCTGGCGTCGCACGCTCTTGCGATCGCGGTCGGCCTGGCCGCCGAAGGCCGGCTACGGATCCCGGTCGCGGCGACCTTCCCGCTCGGCGAGGTCGCCGCCGCGCACGAGCTCAGCGAAAGCCGCCACGCACGCGGGAAGATCGTGCTGTTGCACTGACCGCTCCGCCACGCCCGCCCGACCAGCCGGGCGCGCGGGCGTGGCGGCAGGTGGGGCTCCCGGGCACGGCAAGGCCTTCCGCTCACGGTCGCGCTCGTCGAGCAGCCGGACGCCGCGATAGGCAGCAATCCCGGACACGACAAGCCCTTCCGCCCACAGTCACCCTCGCCGAACAGCCGGACGCCGCGATAGGCAGCAATCCCGGACACCGCAAAAACTTCCGCCCACAGTCACCCTCACCGAACAGCCGGACGCCGCGATAGGCAGCAATCCCGGACACCGCAAGAACTTCCACCCACAGTCACCTTCGCCGAGCAGCGGCGACCGCCACTACCTCGCGCTCGGCGGGGTCGCCGCCGCGCAGGAACTCAGCGACAGCCGCCGCACGCGCGGAAATCAGTGCTGCAGCAATGATCTCACGTCGCCCCGGCCGTCACGCCCGCACCACCAGCCGAGCGCGGCGATAGGCGGCGATCCCCGGGAGCGGCAAGGCCTTCCGCACGCGGTCACCCTCGCCGAACAAGTGGACACCGCAACTTCGCGCTCGGCGACGGCGCCGCCCGTCCTAGCGCTACTCGGCCAGGAGGTCGAAGTCCGCTCGGCCGCTTCTCACCCCGTTGATCTGCAGTTCCAGCGCGTGCGGGCCCGGGTGGTAGCGGCGGGTCGTGATCACCCGGAACGAGTGTTCCCGCGCCAGCTCGTAGGTCTCCCCCGGCGGGATCACCTGGGTGGTCAGCTTGAACGTCTTGGTCGTCGACCCGCCGTTGGCCTTGCGGTGGTGGACGACGTAGTCGATCGCCAGCCGGGCCGGTTCCGGCTCCAGGTTGCGGACCGAGGCCGTGAACGCCAGGGCGTCGCCGATCACCACCGTGTCCGAGACCAGCCGCGGGCCTGTCACGTCGACGCGGGCCGGGGCGAAGCCCAGCAGGCCGAGCGCGCCGGGATGGCCTTGTTTGACCAGCGTGCGCAGGGCGTGCCGGACGAGCCTGGTCGTGGCCGCCGGGTCTTCGCCGGGGTCGGCGAGCCACGCCGTCGCCGTTTCGACGACCAGGTCCGGCTCGCGGCGGCTCAGGTCGTTGAGGTGGTTGGCGACCGACCGGCGGACGTACTCGCTCTCGTCGCGGTACAGCGCGTCCAGGATCGGCAGCGTCGCCTTCGGCGAAGCGAGGATCGCCGGCACACGCACGGCCCACGGCAGCATCGGGCGGGTGCCTTCGGACGCGAGCCGGCGCACGTCGTGGCTTTCCGACGCCGTCCAGCCGGAAATCACGGCCAGCGCGCGGTCGAGGTCGTGGTTCAGCAGGACGCGCAGCGCGAACTCGGCCGTCAGCCGCGGGGTCAGCTCCGCCAGCAGCGTGAGGGCGTCGTCGAAGGCCTCCGCGCCGCCGTCGGCGACCGCCTTGACCGCGACCGCGCCGGTCACGGGCCAGATCAGCCAGCCGGTGAACATGGGCGCGTCCGCCGCCGCGGTGCGCAGCACCGCCGCCAGTGACGCGTAGTCCCCCGGCAGGTCTTCGAGCACCGCGTCCCGCAGCAGGTCGCTGCGTTCGCGCAGCGACAGCGGCCCGAGCGCGGCCTCGGCCGCGCGCACCCTCGTCAGCCGCGCCTTCGGGGCGGCGACACGCAGCGACGCGACGAGCGCGCGCACCGCGGGGGTGCCGATCAGTTCATCGGCGAAGGGCATGGGGTCCTCCGGTCTCGGGTGATCGGCCGTCCTCGACCGATCACCCGAGACCGTACGCAAGGGGACCGACAAAAACGGTCCTGGCCAATCCGGCTCCGGGAGACGAGGATCGGCGAATGCCCGATTTCAAAGGTTTCACCCTGATCGCCCGGATCGGGCTCACGTGCTACGCGATCGTGCACCTCGTCGTGGCCTGGCTGGCCGCCCAGGTCGCCCTGGGCGACAACGAAAAGGCCGACAAGGCCGGCGCCCTCCAGCTCGTCGCCGAGGGTACCGGCGTCTGGCTGTTGTGGCTGGTCACCGCGGGCACGACCGTGCTTGCGCTCTGGCAGGTGACCGAGGTCCTCACCGGCCACCGGCACGCCCCGCCCCGCCGCCGCGTGCTGCGGCGGGTGACCAGCGGGATCGAGGTCGTGCTGTACGGCCTCGTCGCCTACAGCGCCGGCAAGACCGCCCTCGGGGCGCCGAGCCAGGGCAAGTCCCTGGTCGCCGGCCTGCTCGCGCAGCCGTGGGGCGCGGTCGTCGTGGTCGCGGCCGGGATCGCGGTGATCGGCGTCGCGGCCTTCCTCGTGCACCGGGGCGTCCGCAAGACGTTCCTGCGCGAGCTGGAGTTCGGCAAGGCACCCCGCACGGTCCGGCGCTCGACCGAGCGGCTGGGCCAGATCGGCTGGTGCGCCGTCGCGGTGGCCTACGCCGCGGTGGGCGTGATGTTCGTGCTGGCCGCCGTGAACTACGACCCGGCGAAGGCCGCCGGCCTGGACCCCGCGTTGAAGACGCTGGCCGTGCAGCCCTACGGGCAGCCACTGCTGCTCGTCCTCGCCGCGGGGATCGCCGCCTTCGGGGTGTTCGCGCTCTTCGACGCCCGGTTCCGGAAGATCTGACGCTCAGAAACCGGGGTGTTGCTGCTTGTTGACCACCCGCAGCACGAGCCACTGGTCGAACCAGGCCCCGGCGGTGGTCAGCACCAGCATGGTCAGCCCGAGGATCAGGTGCGTGTAGCTGTGCAACGGCGCCACGCGGTCGGTCAGCGCGGTCAGCCCCAGCTGGAGCAGCAGCCGCGCCGCGAACAGCAGCGCGACCAGGCCGAGCGCCTGCTTGCTGCGCCACACGGCCCGCAAGTACCGGCGGCGCCGGGAAAGCATCGTGAACCACAGGACGACGTGCACGGCCACCAGCACCAGCGGCAGCACTGCGACCCACGAATAGCGGTCCGCGAACTGCTGGGTCAGGTCGTTGCTGGCCACCAGCAGGCCGACCAGCAGGAAGTACCAGCCCGGTAAGCCGGTGATCTTCCCGTTCACGGGCCGCGGGCCGGGTACGAACGCGGTTTCCTGCATCGGATTCCCTCCGTCTCGCCTCGTCTTCCGTCCCGAGTCTGGTGGGGATCGGCGGGAAAGCGATCAGCCGGCGGTACGAGATCAGCCCGCCGTCTCGTACCTGGGGATGAGATCTCGTCGTGGCGAAGCGCGCCGTCTTCCGGTGAGGCACGATCGGGAGATGACTCCCGAGGGAAGCACGTGATCCTCCTGCCGGGCCGGCGCGGGCCGCTGGTGGCCGAGTCGGTCGTCCTCGGCGCGCTGGTGGTGCTCGACATGATCCTCGCCGTCCGGTCCGGGCCGGCGCAGGGTCAGCTCGCCACGATCGCGCTGGAGTTCACGCCCGGGCTCGGCCCGGTCGTCGCGGTGCTGGCCGTGCTGCGCCGGCGGTTCCCCGACCACACCGCCGCGCTGGCCGCCGCCGTGTGCGGGCTTTCCCTGCTGGGCACGGCGATCTCCGCCGGCATCGCCGCCGCCGGGGAACAGCTCCCGCCCCAGCCCAGCGTGGCCGAAGCCCTCGCCATCGCGCTCATGGTCGGGGCCTGCTGCCACCGGCTCGCCCCGAAGGCGGCTGTGACATTGGCAATCCTCGGCGGCGCCGCCACCACGCTCGCGCCGATCCTGCGCTACGGCGCCGAAACCCCGGCCGCGCTCTTCGCCGCCGGGGCCGCGCTGCTCTGGGGCGGCGCGCTGGCCGTCGGGCTGATCCTGCGCGACGCCGAGGTCCGGGGCCGCGCCGACGTCCTGGAAATCCGCACCACCGAACGACTTCGGCTGGCCCGCGAGCTGCACGACCTGGTCGCCCACCAGATCACCGGCATCGTCGTGCGCGTCCAGGCCGCGCACCGGGTCGCCGAACGCGGCGGCGGCGACACCGCGACGTTCGCCGAGCTCGAAACCGCCGGTGCGGCCGCGCTTTCCGCGATGCGCCGGCTCGTCGGCGCGCTGCGGACCGACGGCGAAGACCTCTTCGTCCCGCCCGCCGACCTCGCCACCGCCGTCGACCGCGCGGTGCCCGACGACACCCGCATCCACCTCGACGTCAGCGACGACCTCGCCGTCCTCCCGGTGACGCCCGAAGTCGTGACGACCACGCACCGGCTGCTCACCGAATCGCTCACCAACGTCCGCCGGCACGCGCCCGACGCCGCCGAGGTCCGGGTGCTCGTGCGCCACGAACCCCACGGTGAGCTGCGGGTCGAGGTCGTCAACGACGGCGCCGCGCGGCCCGCCCGCCGCGGCGGTTACGGCCTGCTCGGGATGGCCGAGCGGGTGGCGGCGGTGGGCGGTACGGTGCAGGCCGGACCGGCTGCCGGGCAGCGCTGGCGGGTGGCCGCGCGGCTGCCGCTCGACCCCGGCTGAGGAGGGAACCGCTTGCCCACCCGAGTGTTGATCGCCGACGACCAGGCGATGGTCCGCGCGGGATTCCGCCTGATCCTCGAAGGCGAACCGGACATCGAGGTCGTCG is a window from the Amycolatopsis sp. NBC_00355 genome containing:
- a CDS encoding carboxymuconolactone decarboxylase family protein, coding for MEARFDMLNNEFAAKFGKRFAGISQIIDRSPLPKVVQELVKIRASQINGCGFCTDMHTKDATADGETPVRLNLVAAWREATVFTDAERAALALTEEGTRLADAHEGVSDETWARARKHYDDEQLGALVCLVGLINAANRMNVIARTPAGSYEAGMFAGFVPED
- a CDS encoding aldo/keto reductase, which produces MQYRTLGRTGVQVSALALGAMNFGAIGRTTQDEATAIVDAALEGGINLVDTADMYGDGESEVMVGKAIAGRRDDLVLATKATMPIGQERNHRGSSRRWLVAELDHSLRRLGVDHVDLYQMHRWDPATSDEETLSALTDLQRAGKIRYFGSSTFPAYRIVQAQWAAREHHLSRYVTEQPSYSILQRGIETHVLPVTEEYGLGVLAWSPLASGWLSGAVRAGREITTSRSQVQPQRFDLARPANQARLDAVERLVKVADAAGLTLIQLALGFVTAHRAVTSAIIGPRTLEHLRSQLAAAGTVLPADVLDEIDTIVAPGVDLAADEKFDTPPALLDPTLRRR
- a CDS encoding LLM class flavin-dependent oxidoreductase, whose translation is MSAPRFGIMTAPSQVSYDDILRVWREADAVPEIEHAWLFDHLMPIFGDPDGPIFEGWTLLSALAAQTSRLRLGLLVTSNRFRPPAMLAKIATTVDVVSGGRLDFGIGVGSRPSHPLARREYAAHGLPFQETADAVASFAEACTLIKRLWTEDEPFDFDGVHHRLTGAFGNPKPVQRPHPPIVIGGRAAATLRVVAEHADVWNIPGGDIEDVVSRSALLDRYCGEIGRDPASITRSIHLPVFYDEPGTTRDAIREALDAGFGHFVLSVASPYPDGVAQWVADELIKPVTSA
- a CDS encoding geranyl diphosphate 2-C-methyltransferase, producing MISTDQPVIRSAYQQSIADYWNREKDPVNLRLGEVDGLYHHHYGIGEYDPAVLEAPENVRDEAIIAEMHRLETAQAEVLLDHLGAVGPGDRLLDAGCGRGGSSIMANHRFGCQVDGVSISEQQVAFANEQASKRGVAGQVRYHLRNMLDTGFETGAFKGIWNNESTMYVDLHQLFAEHARQLAPGGRYVTITGCYNDVTGGRSRAVSQIDQHYICNIHARGDYFKALSANGFVPINVVDLTAATIPYWELRAQSSVATGIEDPFLTAYREGSFHYLLIAADRI
- a CDS encoding TetR/AcrR family transcriptional regulator, which translates into the protein MTAQVRATLRSDARDNRGRILAVARAAFASEGLDVPIREIARRAGVGVATVYRHFRTKEALLADAFAEQLASCRAVVEDGLAADDPWRGFCLVLERLMEVHALDRGFARAFTSQVPGVTHFAADRDKTLRLLLRLIRRAKEAGELRDDFVLEDISLALMANEGIRAESPELRVAASRRFAALLLQSFRADPVRTPLPPAVRLPLSRVELSRARSSGTRSAP
- a CDS encoding RNA polymerase sigma-70 factor; the encoded protein is MTGDDPTEVFLAHRNLLFTVAYEMLGSAADAEDVLQETWLKWVGVDLATVQAQRAYLVRITTRQALQRLRTLGRRKESYVGSWLPEPLLTAPDVAEDVELADSVSMAMLLVLETLTPTERAVFVLRDVFDLPYDEIADAVGKTAAAVRQIAHRARSHVTARRPRGDVSRAAARTALEAFQRAIETGDLQGLLDVLAPDVVLVGDGGGVKQAVLRPVVGADRVGRVLAGGLGRVEGRATLRPAQVNGHPALIMSLDGELDTVLALRVDGGLVTGVYAVRNPEKLSRMAAETTLRR
- a CDS encoding DNA alkylation repair protein, with translation MPFADELIGTPAVRALVASLRVAAPKARLTRVRAAEAALGPLSLRERSDLLRDAVLEDLPGDYASLAAVLRTAAADAPMFTGWLIWPVTGAVAVKAVADGGAEAFDDALTLLAELTPRLTAEFALRVLLNHDLDRALAVISGWTASESHDVRRLASEGTRPMLPWAVRVPAILASPKATLPILDALYRDESEYVRRSVANHLNDLSRREPDLVVETATAWLADPGEDPAATTRLVRHALRTLVKQGHPGALGLLGFAPARVDVTGPRLVSDTVVIGDALAFTASVRNLEPEPARLAIDYVVHHRKANGGSTTKTFKLTTQVIPPGETYELAREHSFRVITTRRYHPGPHALELQINGVRSGRADFDLLAE
- a CDS encoding NADP-dependent oxidoreductase — its product is MRAVRFSSYGPPSVVEVADVPLPHAGPGEIRVAVRTSAISPGEIRLRSGELRDVVPVKFPFRTGFDAAGVVDEIGSGVTGVSLGDPVFGMAPAATRGANADFAVLAAWAPKPPEWSWAEAGGAAGAVETATRVLDRLAVRAGQTVLVQGAAGGTGSVAVQFAAARGARVLGTASPGNHDFLRSLGAEPTTYGPGLVERVRALAPSGVDAVFDCAGGALPDLITLTGDPASVVTIADFAAAAHGVHLSHGSPAGSGADPLASHALAIAVGLAAEGRLRIPVAATFPLGEVAAAHELSESRHARGKIVLLH
- a CDS encoding TetR/AcrR family transcriptional regulator, translated to MDEGARGPAQEQAQEQARPKRADARRNQETLLDAAAAVFVASGVDAPVRDIAAEAGVGMGTIYRHFPTRADLIIAVYRHQVEACAEAGPALLAASESPHAALTRWIDLFVDFLVTKHGLAGVLQSDQAGFEALHAYFLDRLVPVCTELLDAAVAAGEVHVDLAALQLMRGVGNLCIGADTDAGYDARRLAGLLVAGLRAPR